The Arctopsyche grandis isolate Sample6627 chromosome 5, ASM5162203v2, whole genome shotgun sequence genome includes a window with the following:
- the LOC143911550 gene encoding uncharacterized protein LOC143911550 yields MEICDSQIEDFKEPSLKSLVSIFEVIKQANYNQLQFKLNQVCRTCLSESHKTICMSSYIEIGGKSLLILEIFTSFTGLQFMTNDEMPKIICSQCLQNAKFAYYFKRQCEEANDKLLNFLKTSTENISNEKQPIEEPLGFSDLEDNSPCSNTDFQVKEDFIDKDVIKKSKNVIKLQNEENIQENVNQNGVHLKNINSENETTEKCTVCYESVTNIKQHMKIHTERTHTCEECGKSFLNRRDLKNHSTVHSINRPYKCSVCIKDFKHQFQLKEHMRGHDDKKEFVCESCGKGFNRAKELVVHKRVHTGIKPFNCSVCDKNFVSSNTLATHMKTHTGEKNYICEYCMKSFVAKDQLKVHIRKHTGEKPYTCSVEGCTRKFATIYGLNMHIPVHSDVKPFHCFVCGKAFAREQNKRKHENIHTRQNFVCSWSGCGRSYSCQNSLKEHLATHSGEKQALCTYCGKSFARKADLKRHVFTHTQERPFKCKQCGKGFNQQFGLTQHLRYHDGKPCFICDLCGKGFMRKGTLEKHKLIHSGVKNHKCEYCNRAFTISAHLIIHRRIHTGERPYECSICSKAFSSHSGYVVHLRSHTGEKPYQCKYCEKTCATSTALKIHTRNHTGEKPYICPQCGMAFSRSDLRSLHMKTCCPNIVIMTPQIPQEFYTMDNNLTSQLAVDANLIQTNTQISYSESEKVCDSIMLLTDPTSVHHALINIPGTSKDTMIASNHVYDNQLH; encoded by the exons ATGGAAATTTGTGACTCACAAATTGAAGATTTCAAAGAGCCTTCATTGAAATCATTGGTTTCAATTTTTGAGGTTATTAAACAGGCAAATTACAATCAGTTACAATTCAAATTGAATCAAGTATGTCGTACTTGCCTCTCTGAATCGCATAAAACTATATGCATGTCATCGTATATAGAGATCGGAGGCAAATCGTTATTAATACTAGAAATATTTACAAGTTTTACCGGCTTGCAG TTCATGACTAATGATGAAATGCCAAAAATAATATGTAGTCAATGTCTTCAAAATGCAAAGTTCGCTTACTACTTCAAAAGACAATGCGAAGAAGCAAATGATaaacttttgaattttttgaaaacg TCCACAGAAAATATTTCCAATGAAAAGCAACCAATCGAAGAACCACTCGGATTTTCTGATTTAGAAGACAACTCGCCTTGTTCAAATACTGATTTTCAAGTAAAAGAAGATTTTATTGATAAAGatgtaatcaaaaaatcaaaaaatgtaaTCAAACTACAAAATGAGGAAAACATACAGGAGAATGTAAATCAAAATGgagtacatttgaaaaatataaattctgaaaacGAAACCACAGAAAAATGTACCGTTTGTTATGAATCCGTTACAAATATCAAACAGCATATGAAAATTCATACAGAACGTACCCACACATGTGAAGAATGTGGAAAATCTTTTTTAAATCGTcgtgatttaaaaaatcattcgaCCGTCCATTCAATCAATAGACCATATAAATGTTCTGTTTGTATAAAAG ATTTTAAGCATCAATTCCAATTGAAGGAACACATGCGAGGACATGACGATAAAAAGGAATTTGTTTGCGAAAGTTGCGGGAAAGG attcAATAGAGCCAAAGAATTAGTGGTACATAAACGTGTCCACACCGGTATTAAACCATTCAATTGCTCGGTGTGCGACAAAAATTTTGTCAGTTCGAACACACTAGCCACACACATGAAAACTCATACGGGTGAAAAGAATTACATTTGTGAATACTGCATGAAAAGTTTCGTTGCAAAAGAtcaattgaaagtacatataagaAAGCACACCGGTGAAAAGCCTTATACGTGTAGCGTCGAAGGCTGCACTAGGAAATTTGCAACCATATACGGTCTAAATATGCACATTCCAGTTCACAGTGACGTTAA ACCGTTTCACTGTTTCGTGTGTGGGAAAGCATTTGCTCGTGAGCAAAATAAAAGAAAGcatgaaaatattcatacacgTCAAAATTTTGTGTGTTCGTGGAGTGGCTGCGGTCGTTCTTATTCATGTCAAAATAGTTTGAAAGAACACTTAGCCACTCATTCTGGTGAAAAACAAGCCTTGTGTACATATTGCG GTAAGTCGTTTGCTAGGAAGGCCGATTTAAAAAGGCACGTTTTTACACACACTCAAGAGAGACCATTTAAATGTAAACAATGTGGAAAAGGATTCAATCAACAATTTGGATTGACGCAACATTTAAGATACCATGACG gtAAACCATGTTTTATTTGTGACCTGTGCGGGAAAGGCTTCATGCGTAAAGGAACTCTTGAAAAGCACAAGCTTATTCATTCCGGCGTTAAAAATCACAAGTGTGAATATTGCAATAGAGCTTTTACCATAAGCGCGCATTTAATTATACACAGAAG aatacACACTGGAGAGCGTCCATATGAATGTAGTATTTGCAGCAAAGCATTTTCTTCACATTCCGGTTATGTAGTTCATTTGAGGTCTCACACGGGAGAAAAACCTTATCAATGCAAATATTGTGAAAAAACTTGTGCTACGTCTACTGCGTTAAAG ATTCATACAAGAAACCACACAGGCGAAAAGCCATATATTTGTCCACAATGCGGTATGGCGTTTTCCAGGTCAGATTTAAGATCTCTGCATATGAAGACGTGTTGTCCAAATATCGTTATTATGACACCGCAG ATACCGCAAGAATTTTACACGATGGACAACAATTTAACTTCACAACTTGCAGTCGATGCAAATTTAATTCAAACCAATACTCAGATTAG cTATTCTGAATCTGAAAAAGTTTGCGATTCCATCATGCTTCTTACGGATCCTACAAGTGTTCATCATGCACTAATAAATATTCCGGGAACATCGAAGGATACTATGATTGCTTCAAATCATGTTTATGATaatcaattacattga
- the LOC143911552 gene encoding mitochondrial glycine transporter B-like isoform X3, with amino-acid sequence MKLEINSEVNSCYINEYPPVLKAFLAGSFSGTFSTVLFQPLDLVKTRLQSAATPVHAAVNGRGVQPGMINIVTNIVKQDHIIGLWRGMVPSITRCVPGVGLYFSSLHWLKGQLQVRQPGKDIGALQAVGLGVVARTMSGVLLIPFTVVKTRFESGVYGYNSVLGALRDIWRVEGPRGLYCGLGPTLARDAPFSGLYLMFYTQGKKAIPEEWLQSPTQASALHFSCGVASGVLASVATNPADVIKTRMQLFPDRFPSVLSAAIYVQQTHGMTGYLSGIVPRMLRRTLMAAMAWTVYEEITRSMGLK; translated from the exons atgaaattggaGATTAATAGTGAAGTGAACAGCTGTTATATAAACgag TATCCTCCAGTTTTGAAGGCGTTCTTGGCCGGATCGTTCTCCGGGACGTTCAGCACTGTTCTGTTCCAGCCGTTGGACCTCGTCAAGACACGCCTGCAAAGTGCTGCTACACCAGTGCATGCAGCCGTTAA tggTCGTGGTGTTCAACCGGGTATGATCAACATTGTTACTAATATAGTCAAACAAGATCATATTATCGGATTATGGCGTGGTATGGTGCCA TCGATAACACGATGTGTACCCGGCGTCGGATTGTATTTCTCATCTCTTCATTGGCTGAAAGGACAGCTTCAAGTCAGACAACCGGGAAAAGACATCGGCGCATTGCAGGCAGTCGGCCTCGGTGTCGTCGCTCGCACCATGAGCGGCGTTCTTCTCATTCCGTTCACCGTCGTCAAAACGAG ATTCGAATCGGGTGTTTACGGATACAACAGCGTACTCGGAGCATTACGTGACATTTGGAGAGTCGAAGGTCCTCGCGGCCTCTACTGCGGACTGGGTCCCACTTTAGCTAGGGACGCTCCATTTTCCGGACTGTACCTGATGTTTTACACCCAAGGAAAGAAAGCCATCCCTGAAG AATGGCTCCAATCGCCGACTCAAGCAAGTGCATTGCACTTTTCGTGCGGCGTGGCGTCGGGTGTTTTAGCATCGGTTGCGACGAATCCAGCCGACGTGATCAAGACTAGGATGCAACTGTTTCCAGACAGATTCCCGAGTGTGCTAAGCGCTGCAATCTACGTCCAACAGACACACGGAATGACCGGGTATCTGAGTGGAATCGTACCGCGTATGCTACGACGTACTCTCATGGCCGCCATGGCGTGGACCGTCTACGAGGAGATAACTCGCAGCATGGGTCTCAAATAA
- the LOC143911552 gene encoding mitochondrial glycine transporter B-like isoform X1 codes for MIPGDVTCGVNEIVSGAVAIDPVESKEHDYPPVLKAFLAGSFSGTFSTVLFQPLDLVKTRLQSAATPVHAAVNGRGVQPGMINIVTNIVKQDHIIGLWRGMVPSITRCVPGVGLYFSSLHWLKGQLQVRQPGKDIGALQAVGLGVVARTMSGVLLIPFTVVKTRFESGVYGYNSVLGALRDIWRVEGPRGLYCGLGPTLARDAPFSGLYLMFYTQGKKAIPEEWLQSPTQASALHFSCGVASGVLASVATNPADVIKTRMQLFPDRFPSVLSAAIYVQQTHGMTGYLSGIVPRMLRRTLMAAMAWTVYEEITRSMGLK; via the exons ATGATACCTGGAGACGTGACAT GTGGTGTAAATGAAATCGTTTCAGGGGCAGTTGCCATCGACCCTGTTGAATCAAAAGAACATGAC TATCCTCCAGTTTTGAAGGCGTTCTTGGCCGGATCGTTCTCCGGGACGTTCAGCACTGTTCTGTTCCAGCCGTTGGACCTCGTCAAGACACGCCTGCAAAGTGCTGCTACACCAGTGCATGCAGCCGTTAA tggTCGTGGTGTTCAACCGGGTATGATCAACATTGTTACTAATATAGTCAAACAAGATCATATTATCGGATTATGGCGTGGTATGGTGCCA TCGATAACACGATGTGTACCCGGCGTCGGATTGTATTTCTCATCTCTTCATTGGCTGAAAGGACAGCTTCAAGTCAGACAACCGGGAAAAGACATCGGCGCATTGCAGGCAGTCGGCCTCGGTGTCGTCGCTCGCACCATGAGCGGCGTTCTTCTCATTCCGTTCACCGTCGTCAAAACGAG ATTCGAATCGGGTGTTTACGGATACAACAGCGTACTCGGAGCATTACGTGACATTTGGAGAGTCGAAGGTCCTCGCGGCCTCTACTGCGGACTGGGTCCCACTTTAGCTAGGGACGCTCCATTTTCCGGACTGTACCTGATGTTTTACACCCAAGGAAAGAAAGCCATCCCTGAAG AATGGCTCCAATCGCCGACTCAAGCAAGTGCATTGCACTTTTCGTGCGGCGTGGCGTCGGGTGTTTTAGCATCGGTTGCGACGAATCCAGCCGACGTGATCAAGACTAGGATGCAACTGTTTCCAGACAGATTCCCGAGTGTGCTAAGCGCTGCAATCTACGTCCAACAGACACACGGAATGACCGGGTATCTGAGTGGAATCGTACCGCGTATGCTACGACGTACTCTCATGGCCGCCATGGCGTGGACCGTCTACGAGGAGATAACTCGCAGCATGGGTCTCAAATAA
- the LOC143911552 gene encoding mitochondrial glycine transporter B-like isoform X2 has product MIPGDVTWAVAIDPVESKEHDYPPVLKAFLAGSFSGTFSTVLFQPLDLVKTRLQSAATPVHAAVNGRGVQPGMINIVTNIVKQDHIIGLWRGMVPSITRCVPGVGLYFSSLHWLKGQLQVRQPGKDIGALQAVGLGVVARTMSGVLLIPFTVVKTRFESGVYGYNSVLGALRDIWRVEGPRGLYCGLGPTLARDAPFSGLYLMFYTQGKKAIPEEWLQSPTQASALHFSCGVASGVLASVATNPADVIKTRMQLFPDRFPSVLSAAIYVQQTHGMTGYLSGIVPRMLRRTLMAAMAWTVYEEITRSMGLK; this is encoded by the exons ATGATACCTGGAGACGTGACAT GGGCAGTTGCCATCGACCCTGTTGAATCAAAAGAACATGAC TATCCTCCAGTTTTGAAGGCGTTCTTGGCCGGATCGTTCTCCGGGACGTTCAGCACTGTTCTGTTCCAGCCGTTGGACCTCGTCAAGACACGCCTGCAAAGTGCTGCTACACCAGTGCATGCAGCCGTTAA tggTCGTGGTGTTCAACCGGGTATGATCAACATTGTTACTAATATAGTCAAACAAGATCATATTATCGGATTATGGCGTGGTATGGTGCCA TCGATAACACGATGTGTACCCGGCGTCGGATTGTATTTCTCATCTCTTCATTGGCTGAAAGGACAGCTTCAAGTCAGACAACCGGGAAAAGACATCGGCGCATTGCAGGCAGTCGGCCTCGGTGTCGTCGCTCGCACCATGAGCGGCGTTCTTCTCATTCCGTTCACCGTCGTCAAAACGAG ATTCGAATCGGGTGTTTACGGATACAACAGCGTACTCGGAGCATTACGTGACATTTGGAGAGTCGAAGGTCCTCGCGGCCTCTACTGCGGACTGGGTCCCACTTTAGCTAGGGACGCTCCATTTTCCGGACTGTACCTGATGTTTTACACCCAAGGAAAGAAAGCCATCCCTGAAG AATGGCTCCAATCGCCGACTCAAGCAAGTGCATTGCACTTTTCGTGCGGCGTGGCGTCGGGTGTTTTAGCATCGGTTGCGACGAATCCAGCCGACGTGATCAAGACTAGGATGCAACTGTTTCCAGACAGATTCCCGAGTGTGCTAAGCGCTGCAATCTACGTCCAACAGACACACGGAATGACCGGGTATCTGAGTGGAATCGTACCGCGTATGCTACGACGTACTCTCATGGCCGCCATGGCGTGGACCGTCTACGAGGAGATAACTCGCAGCATGGGTCTCAAATAA
- the LOC143911552 gene encoding mitochondrial glycine transporter-like isoform X4, with translation MDYPPVLKAFLAGSFSGTFSTVLFQPLDLVKTRLQSAATPVHAAVNGRGVQPGMINIVTNIVKQDHIIGLWRGMVPSITRCVPGVGLYFSSLHWLKGQLQVRQPGKDIGALQAVGLGVVARTMSGVLLIPFTVVKTRFESGVYGYNSVLGALRDIWRVEGPRGLYCGLGPTLARDAPFSGLYLMFYTQGKKAIPEEWLQSPTQASALHFSCGVASGVLASVATNPADVIKTRMQLFPDRFPSVLSAAIYVQQTHGMTGYLSGIVPRMLRRTLMAAMAWTVYEEITRSMGLK, from the exons ATGGAT TATCCTCCAGTTTTGAAGGCGTTCTTGGCCGGATCGTTCTCCGGGACGTTCAGCACTGTTCTGTTCCAGCCGTTGGACCTCGTCAAGACACGCCTGCAAAGTGCTGCTACACCAGTGCATGCAGCCGTTAA tggTCGTGGTGTTCAACCGGGTATGATCAACATTGTTACTAATATAGTCAAACAAGATCATATTATCGGATTATGGCGTGGTATGGTGCCA TCGATAACACGATGTGTACCCGGCGTCGGATTGTATTTCTCATCTCTTCATTGGCTGAAAGGACAGCTTCAAGTCAGACAACCGGGAAAAGACATCGGCGCATTGCAGGCAGTCGGCCTCGGTGTCGTCGCTCGCACCATGAGCGGCGTTCTTCTCATTCCGTTCACCGTCGTCAAAACGAG ATTCGAATCGGGTGTTTACGGATACAACAGCGTACTCGGAGCATTACGTGACATTTGGAGAGTCGAAGGTCCTCGCGGCCTCTACTGCGGACTGGGTCCCACTTTAGCTAGGGACGCTCCATTTTCCGGACTGTACCTGATGTTTTACACCCAAGGAAAGAAAGCCATCCCTGAAG AATGGCTCCAATCGCCGACTCAAGCAAGTGCATTGCACTTTTCGTGCGGCGTGGCGTCGGGTGTTTTAGCATCGGTTGCGACGAATCCAGCCGACGTGATCAAGACTAGGATGCAACTGTTTCCAGACAGATTCCCGAGTGTGCTAAGCGCTGCAATCTACGTCCAACAGACACACGGAATGACCGGGTATCTGAGTGGAATCGTACCGCGTATGCTACGACGTACTCTCATGGCCGCCATGGCGTGGACCGTCTACGAGGAGATAACTCGCAGCATGGGTCTCAAATAA
- the LOC143911551 gene encoding integrator complex assembly factor Brat1, with the protein MERRLSLVLQQLVKPGAAAPQSSCLETLLSHLQTDAGIIELPSVTKWIIHCASEWDGALIDTNKSIKSFILRLTALASEKEPIFGNLMKNDVYNKICILQHQDPSLKLGTLKILSSMSCHRSGILYLLESQLWSEVVKQSHQNHTIYISRTNLNFISQFLWQLNDFNFDKECNEVLSNIVTPFINHQWKNNTIMDDEENFAMDNYLTPILQILINILDNIEHFGKSNIIIRALTKQFNLDCHLWNLFQLCRKSQLLSTISKLLLLIRVSKVYVDKMDFEGISQNDVKEFCLIHSQLITALISKRDIEGILELSNFSFSYIIKVQNHYNASLIVVNEDKNYDFTNQIIIMSILPMVCSLKVKKNDFMELYFEKIIALACENTTRLAYALRDLIKEKNDIKLAVKAIQFTIGLKKYLSKPQAVIIFQSYFYRFQDFAPENIEANYIVVGVDSWENSLLLSSLLEAVYIYIDEFDIPWQDTVEVLCVYNFCSKVIQTSNLDAKLVIKAFKLAQLTIKKFLSPNLALLVDSAHGSIIEEIGKTIYEKLHDLNWDIRDSAMELLYVVSDVAVIKFPAFQQQISENNLPELVVTLAMEDSESYVRSSALRCIGVMVRIRNMWENQLQYLDLPAKMMNLLHQESEGIVRKEAASVMTNIYEYQKFSAPLLDSVFMAMFHAAAEDLHWEVQLTALQFWRKVIANQMSHQGMIDGIFPSVTFSKENRKIVQLNEGEIKKRLKKILNELALRGCLGVLLCCMKDDSEIEVMESALQIINELIQLLDKYNMTEIDHKTDKLSTPSRPIFDENFLKNDAEIAKIGTYRNTADIRGETNCLMLNAGQNSDSVIESIVNSKDVNLLAHVYADRLKVDDTKSEEVEMKPKNISNMFVEPVAFVSTVRETDFRKAIDEKKKWNIGVSTDIQSLMDDILGSYVPSSEINNIDCY; encoded by the exons ATGGAGCGTCGTCTATCGCTGGTGCTTCAACAGCTGGTAAAACCGGGTGCAGCTGCACCGCAATCCTCATGCCTAGAAACGCTACTTTCACATCTACAAACAG ATGCTGGAATCATAGAATTGCCTTCTGTAACGAAATGGATTATTCATTGTGCGTCTGAATGGGATGGTGCTTTAATAGATACAAACAAATCTATAAAATCTTTCATTTTGCGCCTTACTGCATTGGCGAGTGAAAAAGAACCGATATttggcaatttgatgaaaaatgaTGTGTATAATAAGATATGCATCTTGCAACATCAGGATCCCTCGTTGAAACTTGgcacattgaaaattttatcgaGTATGAGTTGTCACCGTTCGGGGATTTTGTATCTGTTAGAGAGTCAACTCTGGAGCGAAGTGGTCAAACAGTCTCATCAGAATCATACGATATACATATCGAGGAccaatttgaattttatctcTCAATTTCTATGGCAGTTGAACGATTTTAACTTCGATAAAGAATGCAATGAGGTTTTGTCCAATATAGTAACCCCGTTCATTAATCATCAGTGGAAAAATAACACTATCATGGACGATGAAGAAAATTTCGCTATGGACAATTATCTGACACCGAtacttcaaattttaattaacatattaGACAACATAGAACATTTTGGAAAATCGAATATTATAATAAGAGCTCTTACAAAACAATTCAATTTAGACTGCCATCTTTGGAATCTCTTTCAACTCTGTCGAAAATCTCAATTACTTAGTACTATATCGAAATTGTTGTTACTTATTCGTGTATCTAAAGTCTATGTTGACAAAATGGATTTTGAAGGGATCTCACAGAATGATGTTAAAGAATTTTGTTTGATTCACAGTCAGTTAATTACTGCACTCATATCGAAACGTGACATTGAAGGTATTCTAGAGCTCAGCAATTTCTCATTCTCATATATAATTAAAGTGCAGAACCATTACAATGCATCATTGATCGTCGTGAACGAAGACAAAAATTACGATTTCACCAATCAGATAATCATCATGAGCATCCTTCCGATGGTTTGTTCGCTCAAAGTGAAAAAGAACGACTTTATGGAACTGTATTTTGAAAAGATAATAGCGCTCGCTTGTGAGAACACTACTAGGCTCGCTTATGCTCTTAGAGATTTAATAAAAgagaaaaatgatataaaattagCCGTGAAGGCAATACAATTTACCATTGGATTGAAGAAATACCTGTCCAAACCACAAGCTGTCATCATTTTTCAATCGTACTTTTATAGATTTCAAGATTTTGCCCCCGAAAACATAGAAGCTAATTACATAGTCGTCGGAGTAGACAGTTGGGAAAACTCGCTTTTACTATCGTCTCTGCTGGAAGCCGTTTACATTTACATCGATGAATTCGATATTCCATGGCAGGATACTGTTGAGGTTTTGtgtgtttataatttttgcTCAAAAGTCATTCAAACGAGCAATTTAGATGCAAAG cTTGTTATTAAAGCTTTCAAACTTGCTCAGTTGACGATCAAAAAGTTTCTGTCGCCTAATTTAGCATTACTCGTCGATAGTGCACACGGTTCTATCATTGAAGAGATTGGTAAAACTATATATGAAAAGTTGCACGATCTCAATTGGGACATCAGAGACTCGGCTATGGAACTTTTATACGTTGTATCAGATGTTGCTGTAATTA aatttcccgcatttcaacaacaaatttcAGAAAACAATCTACCCGAATTAGTTGTTACATTAGCGATGGAAGATTCTGAATCTTATGTACGATCATCAGCCTTACGCTGTATCGGCGTAATGGTCCGAATTCGGAATATGTGGGAGAACCAATTACAATATCTAGATTTGCCT GCTAAAATGATGAATCTACTACATCAAGAATCTGAGGGGATCGTGCGCAAAGAAGCAGCTAGCGTTatgacaaatatatacgaatatcAGAAATTTTCCGCGCCGTTATTGGACAGTGTGTTCATGGCAATGTTCCATGCGGCGGCCGAGGACCTCCATTGGGAAGTTCAATTAACAGCGCTGCAGTTTTGGAGGAAGGTTATCGCCAATCAAATGTCGCATCAGGGAATGATCGACGGAATATTCCCATCGGTCACATTCTCAAAAGAGAACCGAAAAATAGTACAACTCAACGAAGGCGAGATCAAAAAACGcttgaagaaaattttaaacgAACTAGCTTTGAGAGGCTGTTTAGGAGTCTTATTGTGCTGCATGAAAGACGATTCAGAAATCGAAGTCATGGAAAGTGCACTGCAGATAATAAACGAACTGATACAGCTACTCGACAAGTATAATATGACAGAAATCGACCACAAAACTGATAAACTGTCGACACCGTCTCGGCCTATTTTCGATgagaattttttgaaaaacgATGCTGAAATCGCCAAAATAGGCACATATCGAAACACTGCAGACATTCGCGGCGAGACAAACTGCCTGATGTTGAATGCTGGTCAAAATTCTGATAGTGTTATAGAATCGATTGTCAATTCCAAGGATGTCAATTTGCTCGCTCATGTATACGCCGATAGGTTGAAAGTTGACGATACTAAAAGCGAAGAGGTTGAAATGAAGCCGAAGAATATATCGAATATGTTTGTCGAACCAGTGGCTTTTGTGTCGACTGTACGGGAAACCGACTTCAGAAAGGCCATTGATGAGAAAAAGAAATGGAATATTGGTGTTTCTACTGATATCCAGTCATTAATGGACGATATACTTGGTTCTTATGTGCCTTCGTCTGAAATTAACAATATAGATTGTTATTGA